The Argopecten irradians isolate NY chromosome 6, Ai_NY, whole genome shotgun sequence genome has a window encoding:
- the LOC138324733 gene encoding lipoamide acyltransferase component of branched-chain alpha-keto acid dehydrogenase complex, mitochondrial-like: protein MASLQAARRLSKNLICRTRFLKSASVRGIHSKCQQNSRITQKCHQRIWRDSPVCQLRKFQTSTVCHGKTVPFKLADIGEGIKEVNVKEWYVEVGDHVKQFDSICQVQSDKASVTITSRYDGVIRKLYYELDDIAQVGDPLVDIETDKDADQDESEDSGSSSSSSSEDEQPQPQVHKQKVLATPAVRKIAMENSIKLSDVAGTGKDGRVLKEDIMRHIQGGAPPVAVSTPTPVATPTPIAAPASAATPAPRPAAPQIPVVPAVTIPIGKDKTEPIKGVRKAMVKSMTEANSVPLFGYCDEIDVTSLVRLRERAKEVTAETGMKFSYMPFIIKATSMALHQFPILNASVDSACENITYLASHNIGIAMDTIEGLIVPNVKNVQSLSVYEIAAELNRLHALGLEGKLSTADMTGGTFSLSNIGAIGGTYAKPVVLPPQVAIGALGKFQVLPRYDEEGNVRKTHIMNVSWSADHRVIEGATMARFSNVWKAYLENPATMTIHLR, encoded by the exons ATGGCAAGTCTGCAGGCTGCCAGGCGCCTTTCAAAAAATCTAATATGCCGAACACGATTTCTT AAATCAGCATCTGTTAGGGGAATACATTCCAAATGTCAACAAAACTCGAGAATAACACAGAAATGCCACCAAAGGATATGGAGGGACAGCCCTGTTTGCCAGCTCAGAaaatttcaaaccagcacag TTTGCCATGGGAAAACAGTTCCATTTAAACTGGCAGATATTGGAGAAGGCATCAAGGAAGTTAATGTCAAGGAATG GTATGTGGAGGTAGGAGATCATGTGAAGCAGTTTGACAGTATCTGTCAGGTACAAAGTGACAAGGCGTCCGTGACAATTACCAGTCGTTATGATGGTGTCATCCGTAAACTCTACTACGAGCTGGACGACATCGCCCAGGTCGGAGATCCACTCgtagacatagaaacagacaagGACGCAg ACCAGGACGAATCTGAAGATTCTggttcctcctcctcctcctcatcgGAGGATGAACAACCCCAGCCTCAGGTTCACAAACAGAAAGTTCTAGCCACCCCAGCTGTGAGGAAGATTGCCATGGAGAACTCA ATCAAGCTATCCGATGTTGCGGGTACAGGCAAAGACGGCCGTGTGTTGAAAGAGGATATCATGAGGCATATACAAGGAGGAGCACCCCCTGTGGCTGTCTCTACCCCCACCCCTGTTGCTACCCCCACCCCTATTGCTGCCCCGGCCAGTGCTGCTACTCCTGCCCCCAGACCAGCAGCCCCGCAGATCCCTGTGGTACCAGCAGTGACTATCCCTATCGGGAAGGATAAGACTGAACCTATAAAGGGGGTTAGAAAAGCCATGGTCAAGTCTATGACGGAGGCGAACAGCGTCCCATTGTTTGGGTATTGTGACGAGATTGATGTGACCAGTCTTGTAAGGTTAAGGGAAAGGGCAAAAGAAGTCACAGCAGAAACTGGAATGAAATTCTCATACATGCCGTTTATCATAAAG gCAACCTCAATGGCATTACATCAATTTCCAATTTTGAATGCATCTGTAGACAGTGCATGTGAAAACATCACATATTTG GCTTCTCATAACATCGGAATAGCTATGGATACTATCGAAGGACTGATTGTTCCTAATGTAAAGAATGTACAATCCCTGAGTGTATACGAGATTGCTGCTGAGCTCAATCGTCTACATGCCTTGGGACTTGAAGGGAAGCTGTCCACAGCTGATATGACAGGAGGCACATTTTCTCTGTCAAATATTGGGGCC ATTGGCGGTACTTATGCCAAGCCAGTTGTACTACCGCCACAGGTTGCTATAGGAGCTCTTGGGAAATTCCAG GTATTACCTCGGTACGATGAGGAGGGTAATGTGAGGAAAACACACATCATGAACGTCAGCTGGTCAGCTGATCATCGTGTGATAGAGGGCGCTACGATGGCACGGTTTTCTAACGTGTGGAAGGCCTACCTAGAGAATCCTGCCACCATGACGATACATTTGAGATAA
- the LOC138324734 gene encoding target of EGR1 protein 1-like — protein MAMFETVPVVDVHKDNFKEIWPSLLLSIKTSTFIAMDTELSGLGNRKALIAKSIEDRYKSIAGSAKSRSILSIGISCFKLSSVTNLSTNEGTASGQDVPQCPEGSRGCGWNFLVQTYNITTLCEEDYVVEPGSLKFLVEHGFDFNRQYSKGVPYCRGNDKDEKKADKMSLRQLFLEVLQAACPIVFHNALMDLVFLYENLYACTPQNMASFLADLTEMFPAGVFDTKYITDFKHKMPASYLEYVFRQCLRTNKEYASSGRKHAWASFPTYPEGFSHITRCNCVRPGLAVPSNIDKDTQDKLKATVCESYAGHGWCSRGNSCTKSHDVDLILDIDFLAQSKKSRKRKRRRDNQKTDVENGGSTEQDQEEQEMETNIAEMSLGAKEVSEMCENDTSKTTDKSEAILSGAVGNSKGPVVSGKHRAGFDAFMTGYIMASYVSEYGTYSGSLKMEDVGLEHIRNLVYLTGKDIPLTVVKSGFAKTSKEHREKFSKFCLQSS, from the exons ATGGCCATGTTTGAAACAGTTCCTGTGGTGGATGTTCATAAAGACAACTTTAAGGAAATATGGCCGTCACTATTACTGTCAATAAAAACATCTACATTCATTGCCATGGATACA GAACTCAGTGGATTAGGTAACAGAAAAGCTCTAATTGCCAA GTCTATAGAGGACCGTTACAAAAGCATAGCTGGCAGTGCTAAGTCTCGGTCCATACTCTCCATTGGTATCTCCTGCTTCAAACTAAGCAGTGTGACAAACTTATCAACCAATGAGGGCACAGCTTCTGGTCAGGATGTTCCACAATGTCCAGAAGGGTCCAGAGGCTGCGGTTGGAATTTCCTAGTACAGACGTACAACATTACAACGTTATGTGAGGAGGACTATGTTGTGGAGCCTGGCTCGTTAAAGTTTCTTGTGGAGCATGGTTTCGACTTCAACAGACAGTATTCTAAGGGAGTTCCTTACTGTAGAGGCAACGATAAG GATGAAAAAAAGGCAGATAAAATGTCTTTGCGTCAGCTTTTTCTGGAAGTTCTTCAAGCAGCGTGTCCCATCGTCTTTCACAATGCTCTGATGGACTTGGTGTTTCTGTATGAGAACCTGTATGCTTGTACACCACAAAACATGGCCTCCTTCCTCGCTGATCTTACAGAAATGTTTCCTGCCGGTGTCTTTGATACGAAGTATATAACAGACTTCAAACACAAGATGCCTGCCTCATACCTGGAATACGTCTTCAGGCAATG TTTGAGAACCAATAAGGAGTATGCGTCGTCGGGTAGAAAACATGCATGGGCAAGTTTTCCTACTTATCCTGAAGGATTCTCTCACATCACTCGATGTAACTGTGTGCGGCCAGGACTAGCCGTCCCTTCCAACATTGATAAGGACACACAGGACAAACTGAAAGCCACTGTGTGCGAGAGTTACGCT GGACATGGATGGTGCAGCCGGGGCAATTCATGTACAAAATCACACGATGTTGATCTCATTCTTGACATTGACTTTCTTGCCCAGTCAAAGAAAAGTCGTAAACGAAAGCGTCGCAGAGATAACCAGAAAACGGATGTAGAGAATGGAGGTTCTACAGAGCAAGATCAGGAGGAGCAGGAGATGGAGACTAACATAGCAGAAATGTCACTCGGCGCAAAGGAAGTGTCGGAAATGTGTGAGAATGATACTTCAAAAACCACAGACAAAAGTGAAGCAATCTTATCCGGAGCTGTCGGTAACTCTAAGGGTCCGGTTGTATCGGGCAAACACCGGGCAGGATTTGATGCCTTTATGACTGGCTATATCATGGCAAGTTACGTGTCAGAGTATGGTACTTATAGTGGGAGTTTGAAGATGGAAGATGTGGGTTTAGAACATATCAGAAACCTTGTATATCTGACAGGAAAAGATATCCCATTAACTGTTGTCAAAAGTGGATTTGCCAAAACATCCAAGGAGCATCGAGAAAAATTCTCAAAGTTCTGTCTGCAATCATCCTAA